A single region of the Pseudomonas sp. VD-NE ins genome encodes:
- a CDS encoding glutathione S-transferase N-terminal domain-containing protein, with the protein MFVKALRVGLGQLIIFIDFITRPGKKQRPAETQAQVNAAAKGLTLYQFHACPFCVKTRRTLRRLNVPVALKDAKNNEQDRQTLLDQGGRIKVPCLRIEENGQTTWMYESKVIIDYLDKRFAAV; encoded by the coding sequence GTGTTCGTCAAAGCGCTTCGTGTCGGCCTCGGCCAACTGATTATCTTCATCGACTTCATCACCCGTCCGGGCAAGAAACAGCGTCCTGCCGAAACTCAGGCCCAGGTCAACGCCGCCGCAAAAGGCCTGACCCTGTATCAGTTCCATGCCTGCCCGTTCTGCGTGAAAACCCGCCGCACGCTGCGTCGCCTGAATGTGCCGGTAGCGCTGAAGGATGCGAAGAACAACGAGCAGGATCGTCAGACGCTGCTGGATCAGGGCGGCCGGATCAAGGTGCCTTGCCTGCGCATTGAAGAGAATGGCCAGACAACCTGGATGTATGAGTCCAAGGTGATTATTGATTATCTGGATAAGCGGTTTGCCGCGGTCTGA
- the folE gene encoding GTP cyclohydrolase I FolE, with amino-acid sequence MTLEQNYTAILGQLGEDVSREGLLDTPKRAAKAMQYLCRGYEQTLEEVTNGALFSSDNSEMVLVKDIELYSLCEHHLLPFIGKAHVAYIPSGKVLGLSKVARIVDMYARRLQIQENLSRQIADAVQQVTGALGVAVVIEAKHMCMMMRGVEKQNSSMITSVMLGEFRENAATRSEFLSLIK; translated from the coding sequence GTGACACTGGAACAGAACTACACCGCGATTCTCGGCCAATTGGGCGAGGACGTTTCCCGCGAGGGCCTGCTCGACACGCCAAAGCGTGCCGCCAAAGCCATGCAGTACCTCTGCCGCGGTTATGAACAGACGCTCGAAGAGGTCACCAACGGTGCCCTGTTCAGCTCCGACAACAGCGAAATGGTGCTGGTCAAGGACATCGAGCTGTACTCGTTGTGCGAACACCACCTGCTGCCGTTCATCGGCAAGGCGCACGTCGCGTACATCCCGAGCGGCAAAGTGCTGGGCCTGTCGAAGGTCGCGCGGATCGTCGACATGTACGCCCGTCGCCTGCAGATCCAGGAAAACCTCAGCCGTCAGATCGCCGATGCTGTGCAACAAGTCACCGGCGCGCTGGGCGTGGCCGTGGTAATCGAGGCCAAGCACATGTGCATGATGATGCGTGGTGTGGAGAAGCAGAATTCGTCGATGATCACTTCGGTGATGCTCGGTGAGTTCCGTGAAAACGCCGCGACTCGCAGTGAATTCCTCAGCCTCATCAAGTAA